In Nostoc sphaeroides, the genomic window CTCTACGATGGTGTGCAGATAACTTTAAGATTTATGAAGAACCACTTCCATCTGATCCATTTGATAGATTTGAACTGGCATTGAAAAGGGAAAGTGAAGCAGATATTGGAGATTACCTAGAGAATAGTGAGCTAATTGCTGATGCTATCTATTTTGGTTTTGGAACTTTGAAAGGTAAGATTTTAGAAGGAGTAATGATTGAAGAAGTGACAAATGATGTCCAACCCAAGACATACTATGTAAAGTATATAAATTTCAAAGTTATCGGAAATGAAAACGGGAAAAAACTAAAAATCGGTGTAGCTGTAATACAGTCTTCTCAAGTTACATTAACCGCAGGATTAAAATGGTTAATCGACTACGAAAAGTATGATCTTACTCGTGGCTGTTTAGTTCGTTCACAATCTAAGATAAAACAGATGAATAATAATTCATCTGCATATAAGTTACTTGACGAGCTTGTATTAAAAAGAGGTGGAGAACACGTCGATTTGATAGAGGAGCAAATTCGCCCATTGATAGCAATTTTAGCTGTTTATCAAAAGCGGCTAGCTTATAAACTAACAGATGAAGAAATTTTAGATATCATTTTAAAGAAGAACATTACAGTTGATAATCTATTACTTAGAGAGATTTTAAGTAACCCATCTGGTAATATGCCTACCGTTAATGAAGAGGAGGAAGATATCCAACTAATAAATGATTTACTTAATCCTTCAAATATAAGTGAAGCAGATGACTCTGATGAATTGAGCAAGTTATTTAGTAATCATGAATGAATCAGTTTTGATTTATAACGCTCTATGTCTATCTGCTCCTGATATTGAAGCTTTAATAGAAGGGCGAATGATTGCAGCCATGCCTCGTAAATTGCTTAATCCTGGGCAAAAATTCGCTCTTTACCCCCTTGATTATTCCACAAATCAGCTTTCAATTGAGCAATGCTACCACCCAAACTTTTTGCCTATTGCTCAAAATGCTTTGACACAGTTAAATAGTCAAGGGATTTTATTACAACCTAAGCAAATAAGCTTACTTAAAAATGAAGAACAGTTAAAATTATCCCTCTTATCTCATAAGACAGCTTTAATTAAAGCTTGGGCTAGATGTGAACATTGCCAAATACTTGATAAAACTAAAAATTTAGATATTTTGTCTCAGCTAACAATATGGAAACCAGAAGTATTTGAGGCACTATTACAAAAACAACCGCATATTTTTTTGGCTTACTTGCGAGTTTATCATTTACCTCAATTATGTGAAGTTACAGCTAATGCGAACATTCAAGAAAAATTAGGTAAATTTGTGGGTTTACCTAATATTGGTGTTTCTGAAGCCAACCCAGTAATAAACGATCGCACCTTCACCGAACGCAAACGCCAATTAGAAAAGCTAGAACCCGCGCTGCATCCTGAATTAGAAGAATTGCAGAGTGCGATCGCATCCCTGACCATTAGCCAACCAGCAGCTAAACAATTAGACGACGATATCAAAGTATTTTTGGGTTGGAGTAGTGACAAGCTAATTAAGCAACCCGATGCAAATTTAACTTGGATAAATGATATTGCAAAATTGGGCGATCGCAGCATCGAAAAAGATGAGGGTAAAAGCAACTACCAAGCTGGTACAGACTTTGAAATCATCGCACGTCGTAGCCTTGATTTTTTAGGATTCAAGGTTGAAGAAGACTACAAAGGTGGTGCAGGTGGCTTAGACTTGTTTTGCTCACAACCTTATCCTCTTGTATGCGAATGTAAAGCAGGTAAAAGCATTCCTGATCGTGCAGTAGAAGAATTAGATAGGATTGGTAAAAGGCATCTTAAAGAAAATTATCTTCAAGCTATGCGGTTGATTATTGGCCCAGGTCAACCAACTAAAAATCTGAAAGAATCTGCTCAGATATCTCAAATCAGTATTATAAATGTAATGACTCTACAAAAACTCGTTGAATTAAAAGTAAAATATCCAGGTGCTATTAACTTAGTCGAATTAAAACAATATTTAGAACCTGGGCAAATTGACTATAAAATTGATGAATATATCGATAAAGCTGAAAAAGAGATTAAGTTCCGATCGCAGATTCTCACAGCCGTCAAAGAACTCTCTGAACAAGACAACGAAACTGCAAAAGCTACACATCAGAGTTTCATAGTTACAGAAATTCGTGTTCATTACAATGCTACTCATAATCCCCGGTTAAATGATGAAGCAGTTCATGATTTACTGATAGAACTTTCTTCACCCTTAACAGGCTATTTAGGACGAATTAAAGGTAGTGATTGGAATAGCGATCGCTTTTACTTTCTCCGCGATTTACCTATTAACTAAAGATAGTTTATCTCGCAATTGTTCAACTACAACTTCTCCATCAATACCTTCCCCTCTATCCAGTTGCTCAATAGCAACTTCAACTTTTTCGCGTGTTTCTTCCACCCACTGCTGATAACCTTTTTCCCACTCTAATAGCAACTTCAATGCTTTACTAATCACTTCTTCAGGATTTGCATATCTACCTGTAGCAATTTGTGCTTGGATAATTTGCTCTAGTTCAGGTTTAATTTGGATATTCATGATTTATATTCTAGTTTATTGACAGCTTTAAGCTTATTTTAACAACATTTAAATTTAGATTAATTGAATAGCGATCGCTTTTACTTTCTCCGCGATTTACTTATTAACTAAAGATAATAAATTTATTTTTTACCTATGCTTTATCTGTGTAATCTGCTGTTCATTTAAAAATATAGCACTTCTCCTTTACGTGAGGTACACTCGTAGGGGCACGGCACTGCCCATTGGTGTCAACTTAACGTAAAAGCCATGTCCCGCAAGGAACTGAAGTTCCAAGAATAATAGCGAAAGTCTTCTATTGATGACTAAATAATACGAAAAATCTTTAGTCTACTTCAGTAGACTTTAGCTATGAGCCTTGGAATTTATTCCCAGGCGGGCGTGGAAGCCAACAGATAAGCTATTTTTAGCTTAAGTTGACACCTATAGGCACTGCCGTGCCCCTACACCCCGCGATATAATGTTCTACCGCATCTGAATGGGAACCGCTATAACTGCGATCGCAGTTATCCTAAAGTTAATATACCAGCCTGATAATTCACCACCAACGGCAGAATTTTTAGCCACTCTGAACCTAACAATACTTCCGTAATTTCATTGCCCACATAAACATTAATTTCATACTCTTGTTCGTTTAATATCAACTTGCCTAAATAAATATCAAATCTTGATTCTCCCTTAGCAGTTCGTAGAGATTCCTCACCGATATAAAACCAGTCTAGACCCTCTAAATCTTGTTTGTTAATAGCGAGAAAGCCTGTAAAACCAGTATCCAACATAGCATCTACAGGCAAATCTAATCCATCAGATGTAATCAAATCAATTTCAAAAAATAGTTGCCCATTGTCTCCAAAGTCCCCCTTAATCATATTGTGCCAGTTGTTCCCGTTTCATTTAAACAGAATACACAATGTCTACTATTTGAGTATTTTTCAAGGGATTTTTTATGAGCTTGCATTCTATCTGCATCAATTAAGTAATCACCACTATCTGGCTCCACTGCAATATACCAGCCGTAGTGTTCCTTAATCAAATCGGGACGTACACGCTCAAAAATTTCCCTACAACGCCGATAAAATAACTCATCTTCAGCTTTACGTCTAGCAAGTTCTTCTGGTGTTAAAGTACGCTCTGGAAAAATTCTGCCTCTACGTGCAGGTTGTTTTGCAGTTGATTCAGTCATAGTAATTAACCCTATTTATTAATGCTGCCTTAACTTTATTTGACAGAAAGATAAAGGCGATCGCTTTTACTTTCTCCGTAATTTACCTATTAACTAAAAATAATACAATATA contains:
- a CDS encoding aspartyl protease — protein: MIKGDFGDNGQLFFEIDLITSDGLDLPVDAMLDTGFTGFLAINKQDLEGLDWFYIGEESLRTAKGESRFDIYLGKLILNEQEYEINVYVGNEITEVLLGSEWLKILPLVVNYQAGILTLG
- a CDS encoding ribbon-helix-helix domain-containing protein, translated to MNIQIKPELEQIIQAQIATGRYANPEEVISKALKLLLEWEKGYQQWVEETREKVEVAIEQLDRGEGIDGEVVVEQLRDKLSLVNR
- a CDS encoding DUF1802 family protein, with product MNESVLIYNALCLSAPDIEALIEGRMIAAMPRKLLNPGQKFALYPLDYSTNQLSIEQCYHPNFLPIAQNALTQLNSQGILLQPKQISLLKNEEQLKLSLLSHKTALIKAWARCEHCQILDKTKNLDILSQLTIWKPEVFEALLQKQPHIFLAYLRVYHLPQLCEVTANANIQEKLGKFVGLPNIGVSEANPVINDRTFTERKRQLEKLEPALHPELEELQSAIASLTISQPAAKQLDDDIKVFLGWSSDKLIKQPDANLTWINDIAKLGDRSIEKDEGKSNYQAGTDFEIIARRSLDFLGFKVEEDYKGGAGGLDLFCSQPYPLVCECKAGKSIPDRAVEELDRIGKRHLKENYLQAMRLIIGPGQPTKNLKESAQISQISIINVMTLQKLVELKVKYPGAINLVELKQYLEPGQIDYKIDEYIDKAEKEIKFRSQILTAVKELSEQDNETAKATHQSFIVTEIRVHYNATHNPRLNDEAVHDLLIELSSPLTGYLGRIKGSDWNSDRFYFLRDLPIN